The Streptomyces cynarae genome contains a region encoding:
- a CDS encoding MFS transporter, whose translation MSTPPSAASVRPSYAAVLRAPHVRRILAASLVARLSYGTAPLSVMLAVTRASGSYAVAGTVLALFGATTVLLSPLRAAFVDRYGPRRALLTTALLYACVLCLLAVVSRRPGAPALLLGALGAAAGVFPPPLGPTVRAVWSALFDDRRLVQRAYGLDAVVEELTFVAGPLLVGMTVRYAPPVAGVVLSALLVTAGTIAFVASPGVARVRPPAGTPARLMRGQLRGVRGLAQPVLVAAGAGLAVGALDLLVMAFAEQRGYGDDVVAWVLAALSAGSAAGGLLNGAVEWRGSARVRLPLLGAALGLAVAAAGLAPGLGVLTATVICAGLFIAPALTTSYLLADESSPADFRTQAGAWVNMAVNGGISAGSAAVGALLGHLPLGWCFAVPGAVTVAAAGLAAGGHPRARRGAGRGITRLRRRGATSHNGPAGER comes from the coding sequence GTGTCCACGCCTCCTTCCGCTGCTTCCGTGCGGCCCTCCTACGCAGCCGTTCTCCGTGCCCCGCACGTCCGCCGTATCCTCGCCGCCTCCCTGGTCGCGCGGCTGTCGTACGGGACGGCTCCCCTCTCCGTGATGCTCGCCGTGACCCGGGCCAGCGGGTCGTACGCCGTGGCCGGGACGGTCCTGGCGCTGTTCGGGGCCACGACGGTCCTGCTGTCACCGCTGAGGGCGGCGTTCGTCGACCGCTACGGGCCCCGGCGGGCGCTCCTGACGACGGCCCTGCTCTACGCCTGCGTCCTGTGCCTGCTCGCGGTGGTCAGCCGGCGGCCCGGCGCCCCGGCGCTGCTGCTGGGCGCCCTGGGCGCCGCCGCCGGGGTCTTTCCGCCTCCGCTCGGGCCCACCGTGCGAGCCGTGTGGAGCGCCCTCTTCGACGACCGCCGGCTGGTGCAGCGGGCGTACGGACTCGATGCCGTGGTCGAGGAGCTGACGTTCGTCGCGGGCCCGCTGCTGGTCGGCATGACGGTCCGGTATGCACCACCGGTGGCCGGAGTGGTGCTGAGCGCGCTGTTGGTGACGGCCGGGACGATCGCCTTCGTCGCCTCCCCGGGGGTGGCGCGTGTGCGGCCGCCCGCGGGGACTCCGGCGCGCCTGATGCGCGGGCAGCTGCGGGGTGTGCGGGGACTGGCGCAGCCGGTGCTCGTGGCCGCGGGCGCCGGACTGGCCGTCGGCGCGCTGGACCTCCTGGTTATGGCGTTCGCCGAGCAGCGAGGGTATGGCGACGACGTGGTGGCCTGGGTGCTCGCGGCACTGTCCGCGGGCAGCGCGGCCGGCGGGCTGCTGAACGGGGCTGTCGAGTGGCGGGGGAGCGCTCGGGTGCGCCTGCCGCTGCTGGGCGCGGCTCTGGGGCTGGCGGTGGCGGCGGCGGGGCTCGCACCGGGCCTCGGCGTCCTCACGGCGACGGTGATCTGCGCGGGCCTGTTCATCGCCCCGGCCCTGACGACGTCGTACCTGCTCGCGGACGAGTCGTCCCCCGCGGACTTCCGCACCCAGGCGGGCGCCTGGGTGAACATGGCCGTGAACGGCGGCATCTCGGCGGGCTCCGCAGCGGTAGGGGCGTTGCTGGGGCATCTGCCGCTGGGGTGGTGCTTCGCGGTGCCGGGGGCGGTCACAGTGGCTGCTGCGGGCTTGGCCGCGGGTGGCCATCCCCGCGCCCGGAGGGGCGCGGGGCGTGGCATCACGCGGCTCCGCCGCAGGGGCGCGACCAGCCACAACGGGCCCGCAGGTGAGCGCTGA
- a CDS encoding AIM24 family protein translates to MAFREVNSKMIEATVIPGQRLFSQRGAMLAYKGDVSFTPNIQGGQGGIMSMIGRRIANEATPLMTVEGSGTVLFGHGGHHVQVINLTGDMLYVEADRLLAFEGTLQQGTMFMGSQGGVMGLVRGQVTGQGLFTTTLTGHGAVAVMAHGGVFEVPITPQRPVHVDPQAYVAHHGDVRNKLSTALGWRDMVGRGSGEAFQLELSGSGVVYVQASEEKL, encoded by the coding sequence ATGGCCTTCCGTGAAGTGAACTCCAAGATGATCGAGGCGACGGTGATCCCCGGGCAGCGGCTGTTCAGCCAGCGCGGCGCGATGCTCGCCTACAAGGGCGACGTCTCCTTCACCCCCAACATCCAGGGCGGCCAGGGCGGGATCATGTCGATGATCGGCCGTCGCATCGCGAACGAGGCGACGCCGCTGATGACGGTCGAGGGCAGCGGCACGGTGCTGTTCGGGCACGGCGGCCACCACGTCCAGGTGATCAACCTGACCGGCGACATGCTGTACGTCGAGGCGGACCGGCTGCTCGCCTTCGAGGGCACCCTCCAGCAGGGCACGATGTTCATGGGCTCCCAGGGCGGTGTCATGGGGCTGGTGCGGGGCCAGGTCACCGGCCAGGGCCTGTTCACGACCACCCTGACGGGGCACGGTGCGGTCGCCGTCATGGCGCACGGCGGCGTCTTCGAGGTGCCGATCACCCCGCAGCGCCCGGTCCACGTCGACCCCCAGGCGTATGTCGCGCACCACGGCGACGTGCGGAACAAGCTGTCCACCGCGCTCGGCTGGCGCGACATGGTGGGCCGCGGCTCCGGCGAGGCGTTCCAGCTGGAGCTGAGCGGCAGTGGTGTGGTGTACGTGCAGGCGTCGGAGGAGAAGCTGTGA
- a CDS encoding MarR family winged helix-turn-helix transcriptional regulator, translating to METETATRWLTDAEQCAWRTHLEVNKLLTYQLERDLQPFGLTMNDYEILVNLSESEGLRMRMSDLAAATLQSKSRLSHQITRMENADLVRRENCESDRRGLYAVLTDHGLETMKKVAPHHVASVRRHFIDLLPPDDLEHLHKSLRPIAEHLRSQRGKP from the coding sequence ATGGAGACCGAGACGGCCACGCGCTGGCTGACGGATGCGGAACAGTGCGCCTGGCGCACCCACCTGGAGGTCAACAAGCTGCTGACCTACCAGCTGGAAAGGGATCTGCAGCCGTTCGGCCTGACGATGAACGACTACGAGATCCTGGTGAACCTCTCGGAGTCGGAGGGCCTGCGAATGCGGATGAGCGACCTAGCCGCCGCCACCCTCCAGTCCAAGAGCCGCCTCTCGCACCAGATCACCCGTATGGAGAACGCGGACCTGGTACGCCGGGAGAACTGCGAGTCCGACCGCCGGGGTCTGTACGCGGTCCTGACGGACCACGGCTTGGAGACGATGAAGAAGGTCGCGCCACACCACGTGGCGTCCGTGCGGCGCCACTTCATCGACCTGCTGCCCCCGGACGACCTGGAACACCTCCACAAGTCCCTGCGCCCCATCGCAGAACATCTGCGGAGCCAGCGGGGCAAGCCGTAG
- the meaB gene encoding methylmalonyl Co-A mutase-associated GTPase MeaB encodes MQDVSSLVAQAREGRPRAVARLISLVEGASPQLREVMAALAPLTGNAYVVGLTGSPGVGKSTSTSALVTAYRKQGKRVGVLAVDPSSPFSGGALLGDRVRMSEHASDPGVYIRSMATRGHLGGLAWAAPQAIRVLDAAGCDVILVETVGVGQSEVEIASQADTSVVLLAPGMGDGIQAAKAGILEIGDVYVVNKADRDGADATARELNHMLGLGESRAPGDWRPPIVKTVAARAEGVDEVVEALEKHRAWMEERGVLAERRLARAAHEVETIAVTALRERIGDLHGDRRLSALAERIVSGELDPYRAADELVAGLTQG; translated from the coding sequence ATGCAGGACGTCTCCTCGCTGGTGGCCCAGGCCAGGGAAGGCCGGCCGCGGGCCGTGGCCCGGTTGATCTCCCTGGTGGAGGGGGCGTCCCCGCAGCTCAGGGAGGTCATGGCGGCGCTGGCCCCGCTGACGGGCAACGCATATGTGGTGGGCCTCACGGGATCGCCGGGCGTCGGCAAGTCCACGTCCACCTCGGCGCTCGTGACCGCGTACCGCAAGCAGGGCAAGCGGGTCGGCGTGCTCGCCGTCGACCCGTCGTCGCCCTTCTCGGGCGGCGCCCTGCTCGGCGACCGGGTGCGGATGTCGGAGCACGCCTCAGACCCCGGCGTCTACATCCGCTCGATGGCCACGCGCGGCCACCTGGGCGGTCTGGCGTGGGCGGCCCCGCAGGCGATCCGCGTCCTGGACGCGGCGGGCTGCGACGTGATCCTGGTGGAGACGGTCGGCGTCGGCCAGTCGGAGGTCGAGATCGCCTCCCAGGCGGACACCTCGGTCGTCCTGCTGGCTCCCGGCATGGGCGACGGCATCCAGGCGGCGAAGGCGGGCATCCTCGAGATCGGTGACGTGTACGTCGTCAACAAGGCCGACCGGGACGGCGCGGACGCCACCGCGCGTGAGCTGAACCACATGCTGGGCCTGGGCGAGTCGCGGGCTCCCGGCGACTGGCGCCCGCCGATCGTGAAGACGGTCGCGGCCCGTGCCGAGGGCGTCGACGAGGTCGTGGAGGCGCTGGAGAAGCACCGGGCGTGGATGGAGGAGCGCGGAGTCCTGGCGGAACGCCGCCTGGCCCGCGCGGCCCACGAGGTCGAGACGATCGCGGTGACGGCACTGCGCGAACGCATCGGAGACCTCCACGGCGACCGCCGCCTGAGCGCGCTGGCGGAGCGGATCGTGTCGGGGGAGCTGGACCCGTACCGGGCGGCGGACGAACTGGTGGCGGGGCTGACGCAGGGCTGA
- a CDS encoding acetyl-CoA C-acetyltransferase: MSGTNSTTSVIVAGARTPMGRLLGSLKSFSGADLGGFAIKAALDRAGIGGDQVQYVIMGQVLQAGAGQIPARQAAVKAGIPMSVPALTINKVCLSGLDAIALADQLIRAGEFDVIVAGGQESMTNAPHLLPKSREGFKYGAVQMLDAMAYDGLTDSFEGIAMGESTEKHNTRLGIGRPEQDGIAALSHQRAAAAQKNGVFEAEITPVEIPQRKGEPVLFAKDEGIRGDTTVESLGKLRPAFSKDGTITAGSSSQISDGAAAVVVMSKAKAQELGLDWIAEIGAHGNVAGPDNSLQSQPSNAIQHALKKEGLEVADLDLIEINEAFAAVAVQSMKDLGVSIEKVNVNGGAIALGHPIGMSGARLVLHLALELKRRGGGVGAAALCGGGGQGDALIVRVPKA; encoded by the coding sequence ATGTCTGGAACGAACAGCACGACCAGCGTCATCGTCGCGGGTGCCCGCACCCCGATGGGGCGGCTGCTCGGCTCGCTGAAGTCCTTCTCCGGAGCCGACCTCGGCGGCTTCGCGATCAAGGCCGCCCTCGACCGTGCGGGGATCGGTGGCGACCAGGTGCAGTACGTCATCATGGGCCAGGTGCTGCAGGCCGGGGCCGGGCAGATCCCGGCACGTCAGGCCGCGGTCAAGGCGGGCATCCCGATGAGCGTCCCGGCTCTGACGATCAACAAGGTGTGTCTGTCGGGTCTCGACGCGATCGCGCTCGCGGACCAGTTGATCCGTGCGGGTGAGTTCGACGTGATCGTCGCGGGCGGCCAGGAGTCCATGACCAACGCCCCCCACCTGCTGCCGAAGTCCCGGGAGGGCTTCAAGTACGGCGCGGTCCAGATGCTGGACGCGATGGCGTACGACGGGCTGACCGACTCCTTCGAGGGCATCGCCATGGGCGAGTCCACCGAGAAGCACAACACCCGCCTCGGCATCGGCCGCCCGGAGCAGGACGGGATCGCCGCCCTCTCCCACCAGCGGGCCGCCGCCGCACAGAAGAACGGCGTCTTCGAGGCGGAGATCACCCCGGTGGAGATCCCGCAGCGCAAGGGCGAGCCGGTCCTCTTCGCGAAGGACGAGGGCATCCGCGGCGACACGACGGTGGAGTCGCTGGGCAAGCTGCGGCCGGCGTTCAGCAAGGACGGCACGATCACGGCCGGTTCCTCCTCGCAGATCTCGGACGGTGCGGCGGCCGTGGTCGTGATGAGCAAGGCCAAGGCGCAGGAGCTGGGCCTGGACTGGATCGCGGAGATCGGCGCCCACGGCAACGTGGCGGGGCCGGACAACTCCCTGCAGTCGCAGCCGTCCAACGCGATCCAGCACGCCCTGAAGAAGGAGGGCCTGGAGGTCGCCGACCTCGACCTGATCGAGATCAACGAGGCCTTCGCGGCGGTCGCCGTGCAGTCAATGAAGGACCTTGGGGTTTCCATCGAAAAGGTGAATGTCAATGGCGGCGCCATTGCCCTGGGTCACCCGATCGGGATGTCCGGCGCCCGGCTCGTCCTGCACCTCGCACTGGAGCTGAAGCGGCGCGGCGGCGGCGTGGGTGCGGCGGCGCTGTGCGGGGGCGGCGGCCAGGGTGACGCGCTGATCGTGCGGGTACCCAAGGCCTGA
- the mce gene encoding methylmalonyl-CoA epimerase: MLTRIDHIGIACFDLEKTVEFYTSTYGFSVFHTEVNEEQGVREAMLKINNTDDGGASYLQLLEPIREDSTVAKWLAKNGEGVHHIAFGTADVDGDSTDIRDKGVRVLYDEPRRGSMGSRITFLHPKDCHGVLTELVTSAAVETPEH; encoded by the coding sequence ATGCTGACGCGAATCGACCACATCGGAATCGCCTGTTTCGACCTCGAGAAGACCGTCGAGTTCTACACCTCGACGTACGGCTTCTCCGTGTTCCACACCGAGGTCAACGAGGAACAGGGTGTCCGCGAGGCCATGCTGAAGATCAACAACACGGACGACGGCGGCGCCTCCTACCTGCAGCTGCTGGAACCCATCCGCGAGGACTCCACCGTCGCCAAGTGGCTCGCGAAGAACGGCGAGGGCGTGCACCACATCGCCTTCGGCACGGCGGACGTGGACGGCGACTCCACCGACATCAGGGACAAGGGCGTGCGGGTGCTGTACGACGAGCCGCGGCGCGGCTCCATGGGCTCGCGGATCACCTTCCTGCACCCCAAGGACTGCCACGGCGTTCTCACAGAACTGGTCACATCGGCGGCCGTTGAGACACCTGAGCACTGA
- a CDS encoding AIM24 family protein encodes MTTYPGAGPVVYDPMTLPADDNVDKYTFCVELKGSQWFLQKGKMIAYYGSMEFNGIGHGRLDRLVRTSFHSPLHASDWVVADGSGKMLLADRAFDVNSYDLEDGNLTIRSGNLLAFQPSLSLKQSIIPGFLTLIGTGKFVAASNGPVVFMEPPIRVDPQALVGWADCPSPCHHYDHGYLAGVWGGLRAMTGLGGASGEEHQFEFVGAGTVLLQSSETLMAEQDTGVVPQEPGVPGGGGVPGHQGQPGTPRLPGQLGDLQRRFGL; translated from the coding sequence GTGACCACCTACCCGGGCGCGGGGCCCGTCGTGTACGACCCGATGACGCTGCCGGCCGACGACAACGTCGACAAGTACACCTTCTGCGTGGAGCTCAAGGGGAGCCAGTGGTTCCTGCAGAAGGGCAAGATGATCGCCTACTACGGCTCGATGGAGTTCAACGGCATCGGGCACGGCCGTCTGGACCGTCTCGTCCGTACGTCGTTCCATTCGCCACTGCACGCGAGCGACTGGGTGGTGGCGGACGGCTCGGGCAAGATGCTGCTCGCCGACCGGGCCTTCGACGTGAATTCGTACGACCTCGAGGACGGCAATCTGACCATTCGCTCGGGCAACCTGCTCGCTTTTCAGCCAAGTCTGTCGCTGAAGCAGTCGATCATTCCGGGCTTCCTCACGCTCATCGGAACCGGGAAGTTCGTGGCCGCGTCCAACGGTCCGGTGGTGTTCATGGAACCCCCGATCCGGGTGGACCCGCAGGCGCTGGTCGGCTGGGCCGACTGCCCGTCGCCGTGCCACCACTACGACCACGGGTACCTCGCGGGCGTATGGGGCGGTCTACGTGCGATGACGGGGCTCGGCGGGGCCTCCGGGGAGGAGCACCAGTTCGAGTTCGTCGGGGCGGGCACGGTGCTCCTGCAGTCCTCGGAGACGTTGATGGCCGAGCAGGACACCGGGGTGGTTCCGCAGGAGCCGGGCGTACCCGGCGGGGGCGGGGTACCGGGCCACCAGGGGCAGCCGGGGACACCGCGTCTTCCCGGACAGCTGGGGGACCTCCAGCGTCGCTTCGGGCTGTGA
- a CDS encoding AIM24 family protein encodes MFRLQGSKVLAVDMTGDGVKAKNGSMVAYDGQMTFKKLTGGGEGIRGMVTRRLTGEQMTVMEVRGHGTCWFADRASEINLVSLQGDKLFVESSNLLATDAGLRTGTTFTGLRGASQGNGLFTTTVEGHGQAAIMSDGPAVVLRVSAQYPLTVDPGAYVAHQGNLRQSFQSGVTFRTFLGEGGGEAFQIRFEGDGLVYVQPSERNTIAGDL; translated from the coding sequence ATGTTCCGACTCCAAGGCAGCAAGGTGCTGGCCGTCGACATGACCGGGGACGGCGTGAAGGCGAAGAACGGCTCCATGGTCGCGTACGACGGCCAGATGACCTTCAAGAAGCTCACCGGCGGCGGCGAGGGGATCCGCGGGATGGTGACCCGACGGCTCACCGGCGAGCAGATGACCGTGATGGAGGTGAGGGGGCACGGGACGTGCTGGTTCGCGGACCGGGCCTCCGAGATCAACCTCGTCAGCCTCCAGGGGGACAAGCTGTTCGTCGAGTCCAGCAACCTCCTCGCGACGGACGCCGGCCTGCGCACGGGCACGACGTTCACCGGCCTGCGCGGCGCCTCGCAGGGCAACGGCCTGTTCACGACGACGGTCGAGGGCCACGGCCAAGCGGCGATCATGTCGGACGGCCCGGCGGTGGTGCTGCGGGTCAGCGCGCAGTACCCGCTGACCGTCGACCCGGGCGCGTACGTGGCGCACCAGGGGAACCTGCGGCAGTCGTTCCAGTCGGGCGTGACCTTCCGCACATTCCTCGGCGAGGGCGGCGGCGAGGCCTTCCAGATCCGCTTCGAGGGGGACGGACTGGTGTACGTGCAGCCCAGCGAGCGCAACACGATCGCGGGGGACCTCTGA
- the scy gene encoding polarized growth protein Scy, whose translation MRGYERQEREPAADVDHLSRFEAEMERLKTEREKAIQHAEDLGYQVEVLRAKLHEARRTLMSRPAYDGADIGYQAEQMLRTAQMQADQLRAEAERELSQARAQTQRILQEHAEQAARLQAELHAEAVARRQQLDQELAERRATVESHVNENVAWAEQLRARSEAQARRLVEESRAEAEQALAAARAEAERLVTEARQRLQSDAESARAEADQILRRARADAERLLNAASTQAQEATDHAEQLRSSSATESEAARRQASELSRAAEQRMAEAEAALREARAQADKVVTEAKEAAAKALSTAETEGEQRTRTAKEQVARLVSEATKEAEATKAEAEQVVADARAEAEKIVAEAAEKARTITAEETASQLGKAARTAEEVLNKASQDAAATTKAAAEEADRIRKEAEAEADRLRAEAHDIAEQLKGAAKDDTKEYRAKTVELQEEARRLRGEAEHLRAEAVAEGEKIRAEARREAVQQIEEAAKTAEELLAKAKADADELRTTATADSEKVRTEAIERATMLRRQAEEALERTRKEAETQRAEAVELADAIKEEAEKVARALREESERAVEARRAEAAEELARLQSEAEQRLASAEQALSDARAEAERIRREAAEETDRLRTESSERIRTLQAQAEAEAERLRTEAASDASASRAEGEAIAVRLRSEAAAEAERLKSEAQDTADRVRAEAQAAAERLSTEASETLAAAQEEAARRRREAEELLGAARQEADQERERAREQSEELLAVARARVEEAQAEAVRLVEEADRRATEMVSAAEQHAQQVRDSVAGLQEQAQEEITGLRSAAEHAAERTRTEAQEEADRVRSDAYAERERATEDANRIRRQATEESEAAKSLAERTVSEAIAEAEQLRTDAAEHAQRVRTEASDALAEADQAAARTRAEAREDANRIRSDAATQADTLITEARAEAERLTTETAAETERVRAESVAKAEKLLSDATDEAERLRAEAAETVGSAQAHAERIRTESERVKADAEAEAERITTAAREEAERTLDEARKDANKRRSEAAEQVDKLITETAAEADKLLTEAQQTARKTTADAEAQADTMVGAARTEADRLVAEATVEGNTLVERARADADELLVGARRDAAQIRERAQELRERITAEIEELHERARRESAETMKSAGERCDALVKAAEEQLEKAKAQAKELLSEANSEAGKVRIAAVKKAEGLLKEAEQKKATLVAEAEQIKAEAIREARKAVEEGKRELEILVRRREDINAEISRVQDVLEALESFEAPSVGKDSGVKAGATVGAPRSGGKASEG comes from the coding sequence GTGCGGGGCTACGAACGCCAGGAGCGAGAGCCGGCGGCTGACGTCGACCACCTCTCTCGGTTCGAGGCCGAGATGGAGCGGCTGAAGACCGAGCGGGAAAAGGCGATCCAGCACGCCGAGGACCTCGGCTACCAGGTCGAGGTGCTGCGCGCCAAGCTGCACGAGGCGCGCCGCACTCTCATGTCCCGTCCCGCGTACGACGGGGCCGACATCGGCTACCAGGCCGAGCAGATGCTGCGCACCGCCCAGATGCAGGCGGACCAGCTGCGGGCGGAGGCCGAGCGCGAGCTCAGCCAGGCCCGTGCGCAGACCCAGCGCATCCTCCAGGAGCACGCCGAGCAGGCCGCCCGCCTCCAGGCGGAGCTGCACGCGGAGGCGGTCGCCCGCCGCCAGCAGCTCGACCAGGAGCTGGCCGAGCGCCGGGCGACCGTCGAGTCGCACGTCAACGAGAACGTGGCCTGGGCGGAGCAGCTGCGCGCCCGCTCCGAGGCCCAGGCCCGCCGCCTTGTCGAGGAGTCCCGCGCCGAGGCCGAGCAGGCCCTCGCCGCCGCCCGCGCCGAGGCCGAGCGGCTGGTCACCGAGGCCCGGCAGCGGCTGCAGAGCGACGCCGAGTCCGCCCGTGCGGAGGCCGACCAGATCCTGCGCCGCGCCCGCGCGGACGCCGAACGGCTGCTGAACGCCGCCTCCACCCAGGCCCAGGAGGCCACCGACCACGCCGAGCAGCTGCGCTCCAGCTCCGCCACCGAGTCCGAGGCCGCCCGTCGGCAGGCGTCCGAGCTGAGCCGGGCCGCCGAGCAGCGGATGGCCGAGGCGGAGGCCGCGCTGCGCGAGGCCCGCGCCCAGGCCGACAAGGTCGTCACGGAGGCGAAGGAGGCCGCCGCCAAGGCCCTTTCGACCGCCGAGACGGAGGGCGAGCAGCGCACCCGTACCGCCAAGGAGCAGGTCGCCCGGCTGGTCAGCGAGGCCACCAAGGAGGCCGAGGCCACGAAGGCCGAGGCCGAGCAGGTCGTCGCGGACGCGCGCGCCGAGGCCGAGAAGATCGTCGCGGAGGCCGCCGAGAAGGCCCGCACGATCACGGCCGAGGAGACCGCCTCCCAGCTCGGCAAGGCGGCCCGTACGGCCGAGGAGGTCCTCAACAAGGCGTCTCAGGACGCCGCGGCGACCACCAAGGCCGCCGCCGAGGAGGCCGACCGGATCCGCAAGGAGGCCGAGGCCGAGGCGGACCGGCTGCGCGCCGAGGCGCACGACATCGCCGAGCAGCTCAAGGGCGCCGCCAAGGACGACACCAAGGAGTACCGCGCCAAGACGGTCGAGCTCCAGGAGGAGGCCCGCCGGCTGCGCGGCGAGGCCGAGCACTTGCGCGCCGAGGCGGTCGCCGAGGGCGAGAAGATCCGCGCCGAGGCGCGCCGAGAGGCCGTCCAGCAGATCGAGGAGGCGGCCAAGACCGCCGAGGAGCTGCTCGCCAAGGCGAAGGCCGACGCGGACGAGCTGCGCACCACCGCCACCGCCGACAGCGAGAAGGTCCGCACCGAGGCCATCGAGCGCGCCACGATGCTGCGCCGCCAGGCGGAGGAGGCCCTGGAGCGCACCCGCAAGGAGGCCGAGACCCAGCGCGCCGAGGCCGTCGAGCTGGCGGACGCGATCAAGGAGGAGGCCGAGAAGGTCGCCCGCGCCCTGCGCGAGGAGAGCGAGCGGGCCGTGGAGGCGCGCCGCGCGGAGGCCGCCGAGGAGCTGGCCCGCCTGCAGTCGGAGGCCGAGCAGCGGCTCGCCTCGGCCGAGCAGGCCCTCTCCGACGCCCGTGCGGAGGCGGAGCGGATCCGCCGGGAGGCCGCAGAGGAGACCGACCGGCTGCGCACGGAGTCCTCCGAGCGCATTCGTACGCTGCAGGCACAGGCCGAGGCCGAGGCCGAGCGGCTGCGCACGGAGGCCGCCTCGGACGCGTCGGCCTCACGCGCGGAGGGCGAGGCCATCGCCGTCCGACTGCGCTCGGAGGCCGCGGCCGAGGCCGAGCGGCTGAAGTCGGAGGCGCAGGACACCGCCGACCGGGTTCGCGCGGAGGCGCAGGCCGCGGCCGAGCGGCTGAGCACGGAGGCCTCGGAGACACTGGCCGCCGCCCAGGAGGAGGCCGCCCGGCGCCGCCGGGAGGCCGAGGAACTCCTCGGCGCCGCCCGCCAGGAGGCCGACCAGGAGCGTGAGCGCGCCCGGGAGCAGAGCGAGGAGCTGCTCGCGGTGGCGCGCGCCCGGGTCGAGGAGGCCCAGGCCGAGGCCGTACGGCTGGTGGAGGAGGCCGATCGGCGCGCCACGGAGATGGTGTCGGCGGCCGAACAGCACGCCCAGCAGGTGCGGGACTCCGTGGCCGGGCTGCAGGAGCAGGCGCAGGAGGAGATCACCGGCCTGCGCTCGGCCGCCGAGCACGCGGCGGAGCGTACGCGCACCGAGGCGCAGGAGGAGGCCGACCGGGTCCGCTCCGACGCCTACGCGGAGCGCGAGCGGGCCACCGAGGACGCGAACCGCATCCGGCGGCAGGCCACCGAGGAGTCGGAGGCCGCCAAGTCGCTGGCGGAGCGGACGGTTTCGGAGGCGATCGCCGAGGCGGAGCAGCTCCGTACGGACGCCGCCGAGCACGCGCAGCGCGTGCGGACCGAGGCGTCGGACGCTCTCGCCGAGGCCGACCAGGCGGCGGCACGCACCCGTGCGGAGGCGCGCGAGGACGCCAACCGGATCCGGTCGGACGCGGCCACGCAGGCGGACACCCTCATCACCGAGGCGCGCGCGGAGGCCGAGCGGCTCACCACGGAGACCGCCGCCGAGACCGAGCGGGTGCGCGCGGAGTCCGTGGCCAAGGCGGAGAAGCTGCTGTCGGACGCCACCGACGAGGCGGAGCGGCTGCGCGCCGAGGCCGCCGAGACGGTCGGATCCGCGCAGGCGCACGCCGAGCGGATCCGCACCGAGTCCGAGCGGGTCAAGGCGGATGCTGAGGCGGAGGCCGAGCGGATCACGACGGCGGCCCGCGAGGAGGCCGAGCGCACCCTGGACGAGGCCCGCAAGGACGCCAACAAGCGGCGTTCCGAGGCGGCCGAGCAGGTGGACAAGCTCATCACGGAGACCGCCGCCGAGGCCGACAAGCTCCTCACGGAGGCCCAGCAGACGGCCCGCAAGACGACCGCGGACGCCGAGGCGCAGGCCGACACGATGGTGGGTGCCGCCCGCACGGAGGCCGACCGCCTGGTCGCCGAGGCGACGGTCGAGGGCAACACCCTGGTGGAGCGGGCCCGGGCGGACGCGGACGAACTGCTCGTCGGTGCGCGCCGGGACGCCGCTCAGATCCGGGAGCGCGCTCAGGAGCTGCGCGAGCGCATCACCGCCGAGATCGAGGAGCTGCACGAGCGGGCGCGGCGCGAGTCGGCCGAGACGATGAAGTCGGCGGGCGAGCGCTGCGACGCACTCGTCAAGGCCGCCGAGGAGCAGCTGGAGAAGGCCAAGGCGCAGGCGAAGGAGCTGCTGTCGGAGGCCAACTCCGAGGCGGGCAAGGTCCGTATCGCCGCCGTCAAGAAGGCCGAGGGGCTGCTCAAGGAGGCCGAGCAGAAGAAGGCCACGCTGGTCGCCGAGGCCGAGCAGATCAAGGCCGAGGCGATCCGCGAGGCCCGCAAGGCCGTCGAGGAGGGCAAGCGGGAGCTGGAGATCCTGGTGCGCCGGCGGGAGGACATCAACGCGGAGATCTCCCGTGTCCAGGACGTCCTGGAGGCGCTCGAGTCCTTCGAGGCGCCGTCCGTCGGCAAGGACTCGGGTGTCAAGGCGGGCGCCACCGTGGGTGCACCTCGTTCGGGTGGCAAGGCGTCAGAAGGCTAG